The proteins below come from a single Cylindrospermopsis raciborskii Cr2010 genomic window:
- a CDS encoding Ig-like domain-containing protein yields MTKTYKSILSVSQLDRAAIALILVLGLLIGITIAQGDGVKPTVRSFSWQDRQIGAEDTAFSLVFSRPMDAKSVEDNLQITPPLAGKISWAGKRMVYTLLTPAPYGTNYQVSLNKAKDKFSRSQNSNRLIKSFTGSFSTRNRALVYIGASPQEYGRLVLYNLTQEQKTILTPRDLIVMDFEPFPIGDKILFSARASNNPDLLSAKIYTVTTGIVNGQEQKSEPAGKLGLMLDSQEYQNLKFDLSPDGETIVVQRGKKDNPGDFGLWYSSLDNLDSNGKVTLKRLEGKPAGDFIITPDSKAVAVAQGQGTAILSLAGDTSKPLDFLPQFGLVQAFSKDGSQAAMVKFNSDYTRDLFLVTNQGVQKPLLKTSGSILYCSFDPSSPTLYCLLTSLVSQDKYVEQPYLVAINLDTKKYKPILMLPLGQRNVQMSLAPDGLAVLFDQIVPVSNNSLSLPPSILKTNDGEAIAKSSLWFMPLVPIAEDQGKSLIKPETLPMDGFNPVWLP; encoded by the coding sequence ATGACTAAAACCTATAAATCTATTTTGTCTGTTTCACAACTAGATCGTGCGGCGATCGCCCTGATATTAGTGTTAGGTTTGTTGATTGGAATAACTATTGCTCAGGGGGATGGTGTAAAACCCACTGTGCGCAGTTTTAGTTGGCAAGATCGACAGATTGGTGCTGAAGATACTGCATTTAGTCTGGTCTTTAGTCGTCCCATGGATGCTAAAAGTGTGGAGGATAATTTGCAAATTACCCCACCACTAGCTGGTAAAATCAGCTGGGCGGGGAAAAGGATGGTCTACACACTATTAACACCAGCTCCCTATGGCACAAATTATCAAGTTTCGTTAAATAAAGCCAAGGACAAATTTTCCCGCAGTCAGAATAGCAATAGACTAATCAAATCTTTTACGGGTAGTTTCTCTACTCGCAATCGTGCGTTAGTCTATATTGGTGCAAGTCCCCAGGAATATGGTAGGTTGGTTCTTTATAACTTAACCCAAGAGCAGAAAACCATACTTACCCCCAGGGATTTAATTGTTATGGACTTTGAGCCATTTCCTATAGGGGATAAAATCCTGTTTTCCGCTCGTGCAAGTAATAATCCAGATTTACTGTCGGCGAAAATTTATACAGTGACTACAGGAATAGTTAATGGACAAGAACAAAAATCAGAACCAGCAGGTAAACTGGGTTTAATGTTGGACAGTCAAGAGTATCAAAACCTCAAGTTTGACTTGTCCCCTGACGGGGAAACTATTGTGGTTCAAAGAGGTAAAAAAGATAATCCTGGAGATTTTGGACTATGGTATTCATCCCTGGATAACCTAGATTCCAATGGAAAAGTAACACTAAAACGCTTAGAAGGTAAACCAGCAGGTGACTTTATCATTACACCGGATAGCAAAGCAGTAGCAGTTGCCCAAGGACAAGGAACTGCGATTTTATCCCTAGCAGGAGATACAAGTAAACCATTGGACTTTTTACCTCAGTTTGGTTTGGTACAAGCCTTTTCTAAAGATGGTTCCCAAGCTGCTATGGTAAAATTTAATAGCGATTATACTAGAGATTTATTCTTGGTTACCAATCAAGGAGTTCAGAAACCATTACTAAAAACCTCAGGATCCATACTTTACTGCAGTTTTGATCCTTCCTCACCCACTCTCTACTGCTTATTAACTAGTTTAGTATCACAAGACAAATATGTGGAACAACCTTACCTGGTGGCGATCAATCTGGATACAAAAAAGTATAAACCAATTTTAATGTTACCATTAGGACAAAGAAATGTACAAATGAGCCTAGCTCCCGATGGTTTAGCAGTTTTGTTTGACCAAATTGTACCTGTAAGTAATAACTCCCTTTCCTTACCACCTAGTATCTTGAAAACCAATGATGGAGAGGCGATCGCCAAAAGTAGTCTATGGTTTATGCCCCTAGTACCGATTGCTGAAGATCAAGGCAAGTCTCTGATTAAACCGGAAACACTTCCTATGGATGGATTTAACCCGGTATGGCTCCCATAA
- a CDS encoding TIGR03943 family putative permease subunit, protein MTSLRNAKSQTPNHLLPWLEVVAIAAWGVLILKYWLTNKLNLLIHPDFFWLVIVAAIGLLTMSFCKSLQLWHKIPPDQITSGEQHINVFPPGWSSSLLLVAAVLGFIISPQVFASQTALNREVTEILGATRTQPQSFRANTRPEERTLIDWVRILNVYPEPDAYTGQKVKVQGFVIHSQELNLDHLILARFVITCCAADVYPAGLPVQLPTNRDQYPPDTWLEVEGQMITANIAGKRRLTIKANSIRKIPQPKNPYSY, encoded by the coding sequence ATGACTTCACTACGAAATGCTAAATCCCAAACGCCTAATCATTTACTCCCTTGGTTAGAGGTAGTAGCCATTGCTGCTTGGGGAGTGCTAATCTTGAAGTACTGGCTAACCAATAAACTGAATCTCTTAATTCACCCTGATTTCTTTTGGTTAGTTATTGTAGCTGCTATTGGTTTACTGACCATGAGTTTTTGTAAAAGTTTGCAACTTTGGCACAAAATTCCTCCCGATCAAATCACCAGTGGTGAACAACATATTAATGTGTTTCCCCCTGGGTGGAGTAGCAGCTTGCTATTAGTTGCTGCGGTTTTAGGATTTATTATTAGTCCTCAAGTCTTTGCTTCCCAAACAGCACTGAATCGAGAAGTTACGGAAATACTAGGAGCAACACGGACTCAACCCCAGTCCTTTCGCGCTAATACCCGTCCAGAAGAGCGAACTCTAATAGATTGGGTAAGAATACTCAATGTCTATCCAGAACCGGACGCTTATACTGGACAGAAGGTCAAAGTTCAAGGGTTTGTGATTCACTCCCAGGAACTCAATCTGGACCATCTTATCTTAGCTAGGTTTGTGATTACTTGTTGTGCTGCGGACGTTTATCCCGCTGGATTACCTGTCCAACTCCCCACTAATCGCGACCAATATCCCCCAGATACCTGGTTAGAAGTGGAAGGACAAATGATCACGGCCAATATTGCTGGTAAACGCCGACTCACTATTAAGGCTAATTCTATCCGCAAAATTCCCCAGCCCAAAAATCCTTACAGTTATTAG
- a CDS encoding permease — MISQLNNGFTLFLSLLVEAMPFLLLGVLFSSLLLFFVEERKLVDIMPKNPFLGALFGSMIGFLFPVCECGNVPVARRLLMQGVPTSVAIGFLLAAPTINPIVIWATWTAFRDQPEIVVLRVVLSLSIATIIGFVFSFQKDITPYLQPQIARYLKFNPPAQTEPKTPQLQEQVTTPSPLLQSGTYILGGKAGISTRLSGNFSQTVVKTPNRTLIGKLGLVLDNAIQELRELGAIMVLGSAIAAAIQVLAPRDVILSLGAGPISSILTMLLLATVVSICSTVDSFFALSFASTFTSGSLLAFLVFGPMIDIKGVGLMLSVFKPKALFYLFALAGQLTLLFTLFLNLHIM, encoded by the coding sequence ATGATAAGTCAATTAAATAATGGTTTTACTCTATTTCTAAGTCTGCTGGTCGAGGCAATGCCTTTTTTGCTTTTAGGTGTTTTATTTTCTAGCTTGTTGTTGTTTTTCGTTGAAGAGCGCAAACTTGTAGATATAATGCCTAAAAATCCCTTCCTGGGAGCTTTGTTTGGCAGCATGATTGGCTTTTTATTTCCAGTTTGCGAGTGTGGTAACGTACCAGTAGCTAGACGATTACTAATGCAAGGAGTGCCCACGTCGGTTGCTATTGGTTTTTTGCTAGCAGCACCAACTATCAACCCAATTGTGATTTGGGCAACGTGGACTGCATTTAGGGATCAACCGGAAATAGTAGTTTTAAGAGTGGTTTTATCCTTATCAATTGCTACTATTATTGGCTTTGTGTTCAGCTTTCAAAAGGATATTACTCCTTACCTGCAACCCCAGATTGCCCGCTATTTGAAATTTAACCCCCCAGCACAGACAGAACCAAAAACCCCACAATTACAAGAACAGGTTACAACCCCCAGTCCCCTTTTGCAATCGGGAACCTATATCCTCGGTGGTAAAGCAGGTATATCCACCAGGTTAAGTGGAAATTTTTCTCAAACAGTTGTAAAAACACCCAACAGAACTTTAATTGGGAAACTGGGCCTGGTTTTAGATAATGCTATCCAGGAACTCCGAGAATTAGGAGCCATAATGGTACTAGGTAGTGCCATAGCAGCAGCTATTCAAGTATTAGCCCCCCGAGATGTGATTCTCAGTTTGGGTGCGGGGCCAATTAGTTCAATTCTTACCATGTTGTTACTAGCTACAGTGGTATCAATTTGTTCCACGGTTGACTCCTTTTTTGCCCTCTCCTTCGCTTCAACTTTTACTAGTGGATCTTTATTAGCCTTTCTTGTCTTCGGTCCAATGATTGACATTAAGGGTGTGGGATTAATGTTATCTGTTTTCAAACCAAAAGCTCTGTTTTATTTATTTGCCTTAGCAGGTCAATTGACACTTTTATTTACCTTGTTTTTAAATCTCCACATCATGTAG
- the ccsB gene encoding c-type cytochrome biogenesis protein CcsB has product MNLVVLQNWLDNASFAILFCTMLIYWVGTAFPSFSITAALGTAGMAIANLSIAVLLTARWMEAGYFPLSNLYESLFFLTWGITAIHLIAEYTSRSRLVGVVTAPVAMGITAFATLTLPSQMQNSEPLVPALKSNWLMMHVSVMMLSYSALMVGSLLAIAFLIVTQGQNIELQGSSVGNGGYRTNGYKLLKSQELMMEGSGGEKNGFARVESNQNGNGYSTAVLEVVKADHISPVTTLSPQRLTLAETLDNISYRVIGLGFPLLTIGIIAGGVWANEAWGSYWSWDPKETWALITWLVFAAYLHARITRGWQGRKPAILAAGGFLVVWTCYLGVNLLGKGLHSYGWFL; this is encoded by the coding sequence ATGAATCTGGTTGTACTCCAGAATTGGCTAGATAATGCTTCCTTTGCTATTTTGTTCTGTACCATGCTGATATATTGGGTGGGGACAGCTTTTCCTAGTTTTTCCATCACCGCAGCACTGGGAACCGCTGGAATGGCCATTGCCAATTTGTCCATTGCTGTTCTATTAACAGCAAGATGGATGGAGGCGGGTTATTTCCCTTTGAGTAATCTTTATGAATCCCTATTTTTTCTCACCTGGGGAATTACTGCTATTCATTTAATTGCCGAATATACTAGTCGTAGCAGATTGGTAGGCGTAGTAACTGCTCCCGTAGCCATGGGTATTACCGCTTTTGCTACCCTCACCCTACCATCGCAAATGCAAAATTCAGAACCACTAGTACCAGCTCTTAAGTCTAACTGGCTAATGATGCACGTCAGTGTGATGATGTTAAGCTATTCAGCTTTAATGGTAGGTTCTTTACTGGCGATCGCCTTTTTAATTGTCACCCAGGGTCAAAATATTGAATTACAGGGTAGTTCGGTAGGTAATGGTGGTTATCGTACCAATGGTTATAAACTGCTCAAATCCCAGGAATTAATGATGGAAGGTTCTGGAGGAGAAAAGAATGGTTTTGCCCGGGTAGAAAGCAATCAAAATGGTAATGGATATAGTACAGCAGTTTTAGAAGTGGTGAAAGCTGACCATATATCACCAGTTACAACCCTTTCTCCCCAACGTCTGACCCTAGCGGAAACCTTGGACAATATTAGCTATCGGGTAATTGGTCTTGGTTTTCCCTTACTAACAATAGGTATTATTGCTGGTGGCGTTTGGGCCAATGAGGCGTGGGGTTCCTATTGGAGTTGGGATCCAAAAGAAACTTGGGCCCTAATTACCTGGTTGGTTTTTGCTGCTTATCTTCACGCCAGAATTACCCGTGGTTGGCAAGGAAGAAAACCAGCAATTTTAGCAGCTGGTGGTTTTTTAGTGGTTTGGACCTGCTATTTAGGCGTAAATCTGTTGGGTAAAGGCTTACATTCCTACGGTTGGTTTCTCTAA
- a CDS encoding chorismate lyase, with product MTTTFAPPTNKLPTSWHPLQPIWQGEEEEIQGGLPHTQLAPPWQLLLLGDGSPTKHLQLLTCEPIEVDVIDMSFVGMDLDQAPNLIETLPGPRLRRQVWLKTSSGQRLGYATSWWEASHVDEFLQNRSLPIWASLARIRTELYRDIRGIYCGYSDALQLGFGQPGPFWGRHYLFWHHGKPLTLIYEVFSPYLTKYLGETVVSPADF from the coding sequence TTGACTACCACTTTTGCTCCCCCAACCAACAAGTTGCCAACCAGCTGGCATCCTCTTCAACCCATTTGGCAAGGTGAGGAAGAAGAAATTCAAGGAGGACTACCACACACCCAATTAGCTCCCCCATGGCAGTTATTATTATTGGGTGATGGTTCCCCCACTAAACACCTGCAATTACTCACCTGTGAGCCAATAGAAGTGGATGTAATTGATATGTCATTTGTGGGCATGGATTTAGATCAGGCTCCCAATTTAATTGAAACCTTACCAGGCCCAAGATTACGACGACAGGTATGGCTAAAGACATCATCCGGTCAAAGATTGGGTTATGCTACATCTTGGTGGGAGGCCAGTCATGTGGATGAATTTTTGCAAAACCGCTCTCTACCAATTTGGGCAAGTTTAGCAAGAATTCGTACGGAATTGTATAGGGACATTCGAGGAATTTATTGCGGTTACTCGGATGCGCTACAGTTAGGTTTTGGGCAACCAGGACCTTTTTGGGGTCGCCACTACTTGTTTTGGCATCATGGAAAACCTTTAACCTTAATCTATGAGGTTTTCTCACCCTATCTAACTAAATACTTAGGTGAAACTGTAGTATCCCCCGCAGACTTTTGA
- a CDS encoding virulence protein: protein MLTQTPQKRVVNSVVTQQQKEKRPEGGRMYAIAFDMDIESLKLNYGDPYNNAYSEIGRVLQRNGFTRQQGSVYFGNENINAVTCVLAAIEVSKSLPWFATSVRDIRMLRIEELNDLMPAVQQGGIA, encoded by the coding sequence ATGCTTACCCAGACTCCTCAAAAGAGAGTAGTTAATAGTGTAGTTACTCAGCAACAAAAAGAGAAAAGGCCTGAAGGAGGAAGAATGTACGCTATTGCCTTTGACATGGATATTGAGTCACTCAAGCTTAACTACGGAGATCCCTACAATAACGCCTATAGTGAGATTGGTAGGGTGTTGCAAAGGAACGGATTTACTCGCCAGCAAGGTAGTGTCTATTTTGGCAACGAAAATATTAACGCAGTTACGTGCGTTCTTGCTGCAATCGAGGTATCAAAGTCGCTTCCTTGGTTTGCTACATCTGTAAGGGATATTCGTATGCTTAGAATTGAAGAACTAAATGATCTAATGCCAGCCGTTCAACAAGGTGGAATAGCATAA
- the purL gene encoding phosphoribosylformylglycinamidine synthase subunit PurL, producing MSTSPFSSQEIASQGIKPDEYADIVRRLGRHPNKAELGMFGVMWSEHCCYKNSRPLLKQFPTTGPRILVGPGENAGVVDLGQGLQLAFKIESHNHPSAVEPFQGAATGVGGILRDIFTMGARPIGILNSLRFGNLEDPKTQRLFTGVVSGIAHYGNCVGVPTVGGEVYFDSAYSGNPLVNVMALGLMETPTIVKSGAAGIGNPVLYVGSTTGRDGMGGASFASAELTDESMDNRPAVQVGDPFLEKSLIEACLEAFKTGAVVAAQDMGAAGITCSTSEMAAKGGVGIQFDLDKVPARELGMIPYEYLLSESQERMLFVSQKGREQELIDIFQRWGLHAVVAGEVISEPVVRILFQGEVAASIPAKALAENTPLYERKLLSEPPEYVKLAWEWTSAKLPTCDVRGIEVQGEFLSWQDILLKLLNTPTIASKSWVYRQYDHQVQNNTVLLPGGADAAVLRLRPLSESTVTHWESGVAATVDCNSRYVYLDPYEGAKAVVAEAARNLSCVGAQPLAVTDNLNFGSPEKEVGYWQLAYACKGISEGCRELGTPVTGGNVSLYNETFDAQGNPQAIYPTPVVGMVGLIEDLQKICGQGWQNVGDGIYLLGLPVSVKLELGGSEYLAVIHHTVAGKPPKIDFALERDVQQVCRYGISHKWVSSAHDSAEGGLIVALAECCLSGNLGASINLGISSNEECRFDEVLFGEGGARILVSVPGTYQQVWESYLQTHLGNNWQKLGSVVNLSSGLTVSTLDDYEVMGMDIPQMGNVYHQAIAQRLAFYE from the coding sequence ATGAGTACCAGTCCCTTTTCTTCCCAAGAAATCGCCTCCCAAGGCATTAAACCAGATGAATATGCTGACATAGTGCGTCGTCTAGGTCGTCACCCCAATAAGGCTGAATTGGGAATGTTTGGAGTGATGTGGTCCGAACACTGCTGCTATAAAAATTCCCGCCCGTTGCTCAAACAGTTCCCCACTACTGGACCACGCATTCTGGTGGGACCTGGCGAAAATGCTGGTGTGGTAGACTTGGGACAGGGACTGCAATTAGCATTTAAGATAGAGTCCCATAATCACCCCTCTGCTGTGGAACCTTTTCAGGGTGCTGCTACCGGTGTAGGTGGTATATTAAGGGATATATTTACCATGGGGGCGCGTCCCATTGGAATATTAAATTCCCTCCGGTTTGGCAATTTAGAGGATCCAAAAACCCAAAGATTATTTACGGGTGTGGTGTCGGGTATAGCCCATTATGGGAATTGTGTAGGTGTTCCCACTGTGGGGGGTGAAGTTTATTTTGATTCAGCCTATTCAGGAAATCCTCTAGTTAATGTTATGGCTTTGGGATTAATGGAAACACCCACCATAGTTAAATCTGGGGCAGCAGGAATAGGGAACCCAGTTCTATACGTTGGTTCTACCACTGGGCGAGATGGTATGGGTGGTGCTAGTTTTGCCAGCGCTGAATTAACCGATGAGTCCATGGATAACCGTCCCGCAGTGCAGGTGGGCGACCCATTTCTGGAAAAGTCTTTAATTGAGGCATGTTTAGAAGCATTCAAGACAGGAGCGGTAGTAGCTGCTCAGGATATGGGCGCTGCAGGGATTACTTGCTCTACTTCGGAAATGGCTGCTAAGGGTGGTGTAGGTATTCAGTTTGACTTAGATAAGGTTCCGGCTCGAGAGTTAGGAATGATACCTTATGAGTACCTGCTTTCCGAATCTCAGGAAAGGATGTTATTTGTGTCCCAGAAGGGGAGAGAGCAGGAGTTAATTGATATTTTCCAGCGTTGGGGACTCCATGCAGTAGTTGCAGGGGAGGTAATTAGTGAGCCAGTGGTGAGAATTTTATTTCAGGGGGAAGTAGCAGCATCCATTCCAGCAAAGGCTTTGGCTGAAAATACTCCTTTGTATGAAAGGAAACTATTGTCGGAACCTCCAGAATATGTAAAACTAGCTTGGGAGTGGACTTCAGCCAAGTTACCAACTTGCGATGTCAGGGGAATTGAGGTACAGGGAGAGTTTTTAAGTTGGCAAGATATTCTCTTGAAATTACTCAATACGCCTACTATTGCTTCTAAGAGTTGGGTATATCGTCAATATGATCATCAAGTCCAAAATAATACTGTATTGTTACCTGGTGGTGCGGATGCAGCAGTGCTGCGATTACGTCCCTTATCAGAATCCACGGTCACCCATTGGGAATCTGGGGTGGCGGCTACGGTAGATTGTAATTCGCGCTATGTGTATCTTGATCCTTATGAAGGTGCTAAGGCAGTGGTGGCTGAAGCAGCGCGGAATCTTAGTTGTGTAGGTGCACAACCGTTAGCAGTGACTGATAACCTGAATTTTGGCAGTCCAGAAAAGGAAGTAGGTTATTGGCAGTTGGCTTATGCTTGTAAAGGAATTAGTGAAGGATGTAGGGAGCTGGGAACTCCTGTAACGGGTGGTAATGTTTCTTTATATAATGAGACCTTTGATGCACAGGGAAATCCTCAGGCAATTTACCCTACTCCGGTAGTGGGAATGGTTGGTTTAATTGAGGATTTACAAAAAATCTGTGGTCAGGGTTGGCAAAATGTAGGTGATGGAATTTATCTGTTAGGTTTACCAGTTTCCGTGAAGTTGGAGTTGGGTGGATCGGAATATTTAGCAGTTATTCATCACACTGTTGCTGGTAAACCACCAAAAATTGATTTTGCCCTGGAACGGGATGTGCAACAGGTCTGTCGTTATGGTATTAGTCACAAATGGGTTAGTTCTGCCCATGATAGTGCTGAAGGTGGTCTGATAGTCGCTTTGGCAGAATGCTGTTTGAGTGGAAATTTAGGAGCATCCATTAATTTGGGTATTTCTTCTAATGAGGAATGTCGCTTTGATGAAGTGCTTTTTGGTGAAGGTGGGGCCCGAATCCTAGTTTCCGTACCCGGAACCTATCAACAAGTTTGGGAGTCCTATTTACAAACACACCTAGGGAATAATTGGCAAAAGTTGGGTTCGGTTGTCAATTTATCATCTGGGTTGACTGTTTCTACCCTTGATGACTATGAGGTAATGGGTATGGATATTCCTCAAATGGGCAATGTTTATCATCAGGCGATCGCCCAGCGACTGGCTTTTTATGAGTGA
- the purF gene encoding amidophosphoribosyltransferase, giving the protein MIPQHPTTFDLTMNSSENLCDKPEEACGVFGIYAPEQDVAKMTYFGLYALQHRGQESAGIATFEGPYVHQHKDMGLVSQVFSEAILEQLPGNMAVGHTRYSTTGSSRKVNAQPALVETRLGTLALAHNGNLVNTMQLREELLKTNLHLVTSTDSEMIAHAIAEEVNTGEGWLEAATHAFHRCQGAFSLVIGTPDGIMGARDPHGIRPLVIGKLDSEPIRYVLASETCALDIIGAEYIRDVEPGELVWITETGLASLFWNPQPQRKLCIFEMIYFARPDSLMHNETLYSYRMRLGRNLAQESPIDADIVFGVPDSGIPAAIGFSQKSGIVYGEGLIKNRYVGRTFIQPTQSMREAGIKVKLNPLKDVLWGKRVVIIDDSIVRGTTSRKLVKALREAGAREVHMRISSPPVTHPCFYGIDTDTQEQLIAATKSVSEIATHLEVDTLAYLSWEGMLAATGEDTNGFCSACFTGDYPVAIPQQMKSSKLILEKTNQYAVL; this is encoded by the coding sequence ATGATTCCCCAGCATCCTACCACTTTTGATCTAACCATGAACAGTTCTGAAAACCTCTGTGACAAACCGGAAGAAGCCTGTGGTGTTTTTGGTATATATGCCCCGGAACAGGATGTGGCAAAAATGACCTATTTTGGATTATATGCGCTGCAACATAGAGGACAAGAATCCGCTGGTATTGCTACATTTGAAGGACCTTATGTACATCAACATAAGGATATGGGTTTGGTTTCTCAGGTATTTAGCGAGGCGATTTTAGAGCAATTACCAGGTAATATGGCAGTTGGTCATACTCGTTACTCCACCACCGGTTCTAGTCGTAAGGTGAATGCTCAACCAGCATTGGTGGAAACTCGTTTAGGAACCCTGGCATTGGCTCACAATGGTAATTTGGTGAATACCATGCAATTACGGGAAGAATTGCTCAAAACCAACTTACACCTGGTGACAAGTACGGATTCAGAAATGATAGCCCATGCGATCGCTGAGGAGGTAAATACTGGTGAGGGATGGTTGGAAGCTGCAACTCATGCATTCCACCGATGTCAAGGCGCATTTAGTTTAGTAATTGGAACACCGGATGGAATTATGGGAGCAAGGGATCCCCATGGGATTCGTCCCCTGGTGATTGGCAAATTGGATAGTGAGCCAATACGCTATGTTTTGGCCTCAGAAACCTGTGCTTTAGATATTATTGGTGCGGAATATATAAGGGACGTGGAACCGGGAGAGTTGGTTTGGATTACAGAAACGGGTCTAGCATCTTTATTTTGGAATCCCCAACCCCAGCGCAAATTATGTATCTTTGAAATGATCTACTTTGCCCGTCCAGATAGTTTAATGCACAATGAGACGTTGTATAGTTATAGAATGCGACTGGGAAGAAATTTAGCGCAGGAGTCTCCGATAGATGCTGATATAGTCTTTGGTGTACCCGATTCTGGTATACCTGCTGCTATAGGGTTTTCCCAAAAATCAGGTATAGTATATGGCGAGGGACTAATTAAAAATCGTTACGTCGGTAGAACATTTATTCAACCCACTCAGAGTATGCGAGAGGCGGGGATAAAAGTAAAGTTGAACCCGCTCAAGGATGTGTTATGGGGAAAAAGAGTAGTAATAATTGATGATTCTATTGTCAGGGGAACTACTAGTCGCAAACTGGTGAAAGCACTGCGGGAAGCAGGCGCTAGGGAAGTGCACATGAGGATATCTTCTCCACCGGTGACTCACCCTTGTTTCTATGGAATAGATACGGATACACAGGAGCAGCTTATTGCAGCTACAAAATCGGTTAGTGAGATAGCTACACATTTAGAGGTGGATACTCTCGCTTATTTAAGTTGGGAGGGAATGTTAGCCGCCACTGGGGAAGATACAAATGGGTTCTGTTCTGCTTGTTTTACGGGTGATTATCCTGTAGCGATTCCTCAACAGATGAAGAGTTCTAAGTTAATACTAGAGAAGACTAACCAATACGCTGTTTTATAG
- a CDS encoding glycoside hydrolase family 10 protein codes for MDQTNWPRKIWKKFSPWLCLISLLTVVLIHSVPSVTAQMSREEIRGVWVTSNDLNVFKDRAQVKDAVTKLRRLNFNTIYPVVWNSGYVMYPSNVAKSLDIQPFVFRGSDGHDILADIINQAHSQNLLAIPWFEFGFMTPNTGELALNKPDWLTKTRDGAVVSMSAAGEVSWLNPFHPQVQKFIIDLLVELTNNYDIDGIQFDDHTSLPHEFGYDDYTVNLYKQETGKNPPANSQDPEWVAWRANKITEFMVRLNHTIKQIKPKLIFSVSPNYYNHAYRFQLQDWLNWVRLNIVDELVMQVYRSDLESFTSKIARDEIQEVRQIIPTGIGIMAGLRTSPVPMQQITKQVRTVQREELGIVFFYYETLWNRSPETLEQRLEGFRNFFPYPSVRVAAE; via the coding sequence ATGGATCAAACCAACTGGCCACGAAAAATCTGGAAGAAATTTTCCCCTTGGCTATGCTTAATTTCCCTATTGACAGTGGTACTCATACACTCAGTACCAAGTGTAACCGCTCAAATGTCTCGCGAAGAAATTCGGGGTGTTTGGGTAACAAGTAACGATTTAAATGTTTTCAAGGATCGTGCCCAAGTTAAAGATGCTGTGACGAAATTGCGGCGGCTTAATTTTAATACAATTTACCCGGTGGTGTGGAATTCAGGTTATGTTATGTATCCTAGCAATGTAGCTAAGAGCTTGGATATTCAACCCTTTGTATTTCGCGGATCCGATGGTCATGATATTTTAGCAGATATTATTAATCAGGCCCATAGTCAAAATCTACTGGCAATACCCTGGTTTGAATTTGGATTTATGACCCCCAATACTGGAGAGCTGGCGTTAAATAAGCCAGATTGGCTCACTAAAACGCGAGATGGTGCTGTAGTTTCCATGAGTGCTGCTGGTGAAGTATCTTGGTTAAATCCCTTTCATCCCCAGGTGCAAAAATTTATTATTGATCTGCTGGTGGAGCTGACTAACAATTATGATATTGATGGTATTCAGTTTGATGACCACACTAGTTTACCCCATGAATTTGGCTATGATGATTATACCGTAAACTTGTATAAGCAAGAAACGGGTAAAAATCCCCCAGCTAATTCTCAAGATCCAGAATGGGTAGCATGGCGAGCCAATAAAATCACGGAATTCATGGTGAGGTTGAACCATACTATCAAGCAAATTAAACCAAAACTCATATTTTCGGTTTCACCAAATTACTACAATCATGCTTATAGGTTTCAGTTACAAGATTGGTTGAATTGGGTAAGACTGAATATTGTGGATGAGTTAGTTATGCAGGTTTATCGTTCTGATTTGGAAAGTTTTACCTCTAAAATTGCCCGGGATGAAATACAAGAAGTGCGCCAAATTATTCCTACTGGAATTGGCATTATGGCCGGTTTGAGAACTAGTCCTGTTCCTATGCAACAAATTACTAAACAGGTCAGAACTGTGCAAAGGGAAGAGTTAGGTATAGTTTTCTTTTATTATGAAACTTTGTGGAATCGCTCTCCTGAAACTTTGGAACAACGCTTGGAAGGATTTAGAAATTTCTTTCCCTATCCATCTGTAAGAGTTGCAGCTGAATGA